From Kryptolebias marmoratus isolate JLee-2015 linkage group LG15, ASM164957v2, whole genome shotgun sequence, a single genomic window includes:
- the myom2b gene encoding myomesin-2 isoform X2, which translates to MSARLKRGKYDHEYHHKQSPYVVKEYSSSEAIEERYEYKTHARIQEVVRTKMSEKYVREEPMVRGPQFLVRLRSHTVFENTPIKLFCTVEGFPMPVVKWYKDGVILDMSSGRYLFEGKGGSHSLLIPRCSTDDTAQYTAVAGNSHGQASSQASVIVKRYKDEEESSPYAWLPFTAAMLPKIHYTKIHITFEETFGPVFATEGESATLSATMTLTPNLANLQPDAQWYRDDTRLFDSKWVKIETGRGFTTLTLPNLYKDDEGLYTLRLVTKGGTAEHSAFVSVADGPPPVPRAPGAPMDIKIHDANRDYVIVSWKPPNTTTEGPILGYFVDKCEVGTENWTQCNDHPIKICKYPVSGVFEGHSYYFRVRAVNSHGISKPSRMSDPIAAMDPTELERLHAKKLGGKLEVVSYHDEVEAEGKPPGAPSGVYASETDRTYVVLSWKAPAYSSRAPMWYYIEKAMVNTDAWQRVNTQVPIRSPRYAVFDLAEGKQYKFRVLSANMYGNSEPSEPTGPIETQQLKGVPSAPGQVIATRETNTSVLIQWAPPKEPNNLIGYYIDQCVKGSNNWTSANHKPHKNIKFVVSGLTTGETYIFRVQAINELGLSDESQESAPLSVRAALTTPSAPYSVALVNCDGRSMVLNWKKPLHSGGAEIKEYYVDKRRSGTTMWREINIPPVKERLYKVEGLTGGAVYQFQVYAANLAGLGPASKHSDDFTCEAWTMPEPGPAYDLTYCEVRDHSVVIEWQKPLYIGSGPITGYHVEYAKKGTSDWTTANEAPVSHCFLKVKGLEEGAVYVFRVRAVNAAGVGMASMASDSVTAKAVAGSQEVSCVVDEKSGDIVMSFESCQINEGSQFIWKKDYKEITDFSQGLAIKTEGSHSKLIFKNPNKEDFGSYSVSVTNTNGVSSSYTISAEEMEKMLALSYDIRHPIIPLKSELAYKILERGRMRFWLQAEEISSNVTYKFFANNKELSGADPNKMGHNVSLGVIEFIMDHFTEENEGTFTCQITDGGGKAQSSLVLIGDAFKKALAEADFQRREYIRVKEGPHFSEFLSLQIGDDCSATLVCKVANLKKESQFHWYKVDTEIIPDVKPDLGSGVCKLPIKEFSQKTTGIYKATISDDRGKDMSQIDISGKIFDEAINKLSQLAGASAEELVIKCTATGIQLQCHMKYYTSEMNITWYHGESKLSHSDKIVIGGTPSMATMEVVEPVEKDKGTYSIVITNSESSHKRTLDLSGDVYEKAYADFQKLKAEAYADKNRGKVVGGLPDVVTIMEKKTLSLTCTVCGDPKPQVSWLKNGTEVEPDDQSLESFRGQPKEQS; encoded by the exons ATGTCAGCTCGGCTCAAACGTGGGAAATATGACCATGAATACCACCATAAACAAAGCCCATATGTGGTTAAAGAATACAGCAG ttctgaGGCCATAGAGGAGCGATATGAGTACAAAACGCATGCTCGCATCCAGGAAGTG GTACgaacaaaaatgtcagaaaagtaTGTGCGTGAGGAGCCAATGGTCAGGGGGCCACAGTTCCTCGTCAGACTCAGATCCCACACTGTGTTTGAAAACACTCCGATCAAACTCTTCTGTACCGTAGAAGGGTTCCCCATGCCAGTTGTGAAATG GTATAAAGATGGTGTGATCCTGGACATGTCGTCAGGAAGGTATTTGTTTGAAGGCAAAGGAGGAAGCCATTCTCTGCTGATCCCAAG GTGTTCAACTGATGATACAGCTCAATACACTGCTGTCGCTGGTAACAGCCATGGACAGGCTTCTAGTCAGGCATCCGTCATTGTAAAAC GGTATAAGGACGAGGAGGAATCCAGTCCATATGCATGGCTGCCTTTTACAG CTGCCATGCTTCCCAAGATCCATTACACTAAAATCCATATAACTTTTGAGGAGACTTTTGGCCCTGTGTTTGCTACTGAGGGAGAATCTGCCACTCTTTCTGCCACCATGACCCTGACTCCCAACCTGGCCAACCTGCAGCCCGATGCACAGTGGTATAGAGATG ACACCCGTCTGTTTGACTCTAAATGGGTGAAGATTGAAACAGGAAGAGGATTTACCACTTTGACTCTTCCAAACCTTTACAAAGACGATGAAGGCCTGTACACGCTACGCTTGGTCACCAAGGGAGGCACAGCAGAGCACAGTGCATTTGTTTCAGTCGCAg atggtcctcctcctgttcctcgTGCACCTGGTGCTCCTATGGACATCAAGATCCATGATGCCAACAGAGACTATGTCATTGTGTCATGGAAGCCTCCAAATACCACCACTGAGGGTCCAATCCTTGGATACTTTGTGGACAA atGTGAGGTTGGAACCGAAAACTGGACCCAATGTAACGATCACCCCATAAAGATCTGTAAATACCCGGTGTCTGGGGTGTTTGAAGGACACTCCTACTATTTTAGAGTCAGAGCCGTCAACTCACATGGAATCAGCAAACCTTCCCGCATGTCTGATCCAATTGCTGCAATGGATCCTACTGAATTAGAGAGACTTCATG ccAAGAAACTTGGAGGCAAACTGGAAGTTGTGTCTTATCATGATGAAGTTGAAG ctgAAGGAAAGCCCCCAGGTGCTCCATCAGGAGTTTATGCTTCTGAAACAGACAGGACATATGTTGTATTGAGCTGGAAAGCTCCGGCTTATTCCAGCAGGGCTCCCATGTGGTACTACATCGAAAAG GCCATGGTGAACACTGACGCCTGGCAGCGTGTTAACACTCAGGTTCCTATTCGATCCCCTCGTTATGCCGTTTTTGACCTGGCAGAAGGCAAACAATATAAATTCAGAGTTCTGTCTGCCAATATGTACGGTAACAGCGAGCCATCAGAGCCAACTGGACCCATTGAGACTCAGCAACTTAAAg GTGTGCCATCTGCTCCTGGTCAGGTGATTGCaacaagagaaacaaacacttctGTCCTCATCCAGTGGGCTCCTCCAAAAGAACCCAACAATCTGATTGGTTATTATATTGACCAGTGTGTGAAGGGGTCTAACAATTGGACCTCAGCCAATCACAAACCTCACAAGAACATCAA GTTTGTGGTTAGTGGTCTGACTACAGGAGAAACCTACATCTTCCGTGTCCAAGCTATCAATGAACTGGGTCTCAGTGATGAATCCCAGGAATCTGCACCTCTCAGTGTCAGAGCTGCTCTCA CCACTCCATCCGCACCTTATTCCGTTGCTTTGGTTAACTGTGATGGCCGTTCAATGGTTCTGAACTGGAAGAAGCCTCTTCATTCTGGGGGTGCAGAGATCAAGGAATATTATGTGGATAAAAGACGCAGCGGAACGACCATGTGGCGAGAAATAAATATCCCACCAGTCAAGGAAAGATTATATAAG GTGGAGGGCTTGACTGGGGGAGCAGTCTATCAGTTCCAAGTGTATGCAGCCAACCTGGCTGGCCTCGGACCAGCTTCCAAACATTCAGACGACTTCACATGTGAGGCCTGGACTATGCCAGAGCCTG GCCCTGCTTACGATCTGACCTATTGTGAAGTGAGAGATCATTCAGTGGTAATTGAGTGGCAAAAGCCTCTCTATATTGGTTCTGGACCAATCACAGGCTATCACGTTGAGTATGCTAAGAAGGGGACCTCTGATTGGACCACAGCCAATGAGGCACCTGTCAGTCACTGCTTCCTGAAG GTAAAAGGTCTTGAGGAAGGTGCAGTCTATGTGTTCAGAGTGCGTGCTGTCAATGCTGCAGGAGTGGGCATGGCCTCAATGGCCTCTGACTCTGTGACTGCCAAGGCTGTGGCAG GTTCTCAGGAGGTCTCCTGTGTGGTAGATGAGAAGTCTGGTGACATTGTTATGTCATTTGAATCCTGCCAAATAAATGAAGGCTCTCAATTCATCTGGAAGAAAGATTATAAAGAAATCACAGATTTCTCCCAAGGACTAGCGATTAAAACTGAAGGCAGCCA CTCAAAGCTAATCTTTAAGAACCCAAATAAAGAAGACTTTGGATCGTACTCTGTTTCTGTCACCAACACAAATGGAGTGTCATCCAGCTATACAATCTCAGCTGAAG AGATGGAAAAGATGCTGGCACTCAGCTATGACATCAGACACCCAA TCATCCCACTCAAGTCGGAGTTGGCCTATAAGATTTTGGAGAGAGGCAGAATGAGGTTCTGGCTGCAGGCTGAAGAGATTTCCTCCAATGTCACCTACAAATTCTTTGCAAACAACAAGGAACTCTCTGGCGCTGAT CCCAACAAGATGGGACACAACGTCTCTTTGGGTGTCATTGAGTTCATCATGGACCATTTCACAGAGGAGAATGAGGGGACATTTACCTGCCAGATCACAGATGGTGGAGGCAAAGCACAGAGCTCACTGGTTCTGATTGGAGATG CTTTCAAGAAAGCCTTGGCTGAGGCTGATTTCCAGAGAAGAGAGTACATCAGGGTCAAAGAGG GCCCCCACTTCAGTGAGTTCCTTTCACTTCAGATCGGAGATGATTGCTCTGCCACTTTGGTCTGCAAG gttgCCAATTTAAAGAAGGAATCCCAGTTTCACTGGTATAAAGTGGACACAGAGATCATCCCTGATGTGAAACCTGACCTCGGGTCAGGAGTCTGCAAACTGCCAATTAAAGAG ttttcacagaaaacaacaggaatTTATAAGGCCACCATCAGTGATGACAGAGGAAAAGATATGAGCCAAATTGACATCAGTGGAAAAa TTTTTGACGAAGCCATAAACAAGCTGAGCCAACTGGCTG GAGCCAGTGCTGAAGAGCTGGTGATTAAGTGCACTGCAACAGGCATTCAGCTACAGTGTCACATGAAGTATTACACCTCTGAGATGAATATCACCTGGTACCATGG TGAGAGTAAACTCTCCCACAGTGACAAGATCGTGATTGGAGGAACTCCTTCTATGGCAACAATGGAG GTGGTCGAACCAGTGGAGAAGGATAAAGGAACATACTCCATTGTGATCACCAACTCTGAAAGCTCACATAAACGAACCCTGGACCTCAGTGGCGATG tatatGAGAAGGCGTATGCTGACTTCCAGAAACTCAA AGCTGAGGCTTATGCTGACAAAA ACCGTGGAAAGGTTGTTGGAGGACTGCCTGATGTTGTCACTATTATGGAGAAAAAG acgCTGAGTTTAACCTGCACAGTGTGTGGAGACCCCAAACCTCAGGTGTCTTGGCTGAAGAATGGAACAGAGGTTGAACCTGATGATCAG TCACTGGAGTCATTCAGGGGGCAACCTAAAGAGCAGAGCTGA
- the myom2b gene encoding myomesin-2 isoform X1 → MSARLKRGKYDHEYHHKQSPYVVKEYSSSEAIEERYEYKTHARIQEVVRTKMSEKYVREEPMVRGPQFLVRLRSHTVFENTPIKLFCTVEGFPMPVVKWYKDGVILDMSSGRYLFEGKGGSHSLLIPRCSTDDTAQYTAVAGNSHGQASSQASVIVKRYKDEEESSPYAWLPFTAAMLPKIHYTKIHITFEETFGPVFATEGESATLSATMTLTPNLANLQPDAQWYRDDTRLFDSKWVKIETGRGFTTLTLPNLYKDDEGLYTLRLVTKGGTAEHSAFVSVADGPPPVPRAPGAPMDIKIHDANRDYVIVSWKPPNTTTEGPILGYFVDKCEVGTENWTQCNDHPIKICKYPVSGVFEGHSYYFRVRAVNSHGISKPSRMSDPIAAMDPTELERLHAKKLGGKLEVVSYHDEVEAEGKPPGAPSGVYASETDRTYVVLSWKAPAYSSRAPMWYYIEKAMVNTDAWQRVNTQVPIRSPRYAVFDLAEGKQYKFRVLSANMYGNSEPSEPTGPIETQQLKGVPSAPGQVIATRETNTSVLIQWAPPKEPNNLIGYYIDQCVKGSNNWTSANHKPHKNIKFVVSGLTTGETYIFRVQAINELGLSDESQESAPLSVRAALTTPSAPYSVALVNCDGRSMVLNWKKPLHSGGAEIKEYYVDKRRSGTTMWREINIPPVKERLYKVEGLTGGAVYQFQVYAANLAGLGPASKHSDDFTCEAWTMPEPGPAYDLTYCEVRDHSVVIEWQKPLYIGSGPITGYHVEYAKKGTSDWTTANEAPVSHCFLKVKGLEEGAVYVFRVRAVNAAGVGMASMASDSVTAKAVAGSQEVSCVVDEKSGDIVMSFESCQINEGSQFIWKKDYKEITDFSQGLAIKTEGSHSKLIFKNPNKEDFGSYSVSVTNTNGVSSSYTISAEEMEKMLALSYDIRHPIIPLKSELAYKILERGRMRFWLQAEEISSNVTYKFFANNKELSGADPNKMGHNVSLGVIEFIMDHFTEENEGTFTCQITDGGGKAQSSLVLIGDAFKKALAEADFQRREYIRVKEGPHFSEFLSLQIGDDCSATLVCKVANLKKESQFHWYKVDTEIIPDVKPDLGSGVCKLPIKEFSQKTTGIYKATISDDRGKDMSQIDISGKIFDEAINKLSQLAGASAEELVIKCTATGIQLQCHMKYYTSEMNITWYHGESKLSHSDKIVIGGTPSMATMEVVEPVEKDKGTYSIVITNSESSHKRTLDLSGDVYEKAYADFQKLKAEAYADKNRGKVVGGLPDVVTIMEKKTLSLTCTVCGDPKPQVSWLKNGTEVEPDDQYVVSIDQGKFASLTIKGVSMENSGRYTMIVQNKYGGESVDIVVSVYRHGEKIPEAKPALTPKTIIPPKLPIEMPQSKTQPAPAPSAPSSAPPKAAMGRGMKSPTPSRRK, encoded by the exons ATGTCAGCTCGGCTCAAACGTGGGAAATATGACCATGAATACCACCATAAACAAAGCCCATATGTGGTTAAAGAATACAGCAG ttctgaGGCCATAGAGGAGCGATATGAGTACAAAACGCATGCTCGCATCCAGGAAGTG GTACgaacaaaaatgtcagaaaagtaTGTGCGTGAGGAGCCAATGGTCAGGGGGCCACAGTTCCTCGTCAGACTCAGATCCCACACTGTGTTTGAAAACACTCCGATCAAACTCTTCTGTACCGTAGAAGGGTTCCCCATGCCAGTTGTGAAATG GTATAAAGATGGTGTGATCCTGGACATGTCGTCAGGAAGGTATTTGTTTGAAGGCAAAGGAGGAAGCCATTCTCTGCTGATCCCAAG GTGTTCAACTGATGATACAGCTCAATACACTGCTGTCGCTGGTAACAGCCATGGACAGGCTTCTAGTCAGGCATCCGTCATTGTAAAAC GGTATAAGGACGAGGAGGAATCCAGTCCATATGCATGGCTGCCTTTTACAG CTGCCATGCTTCCCAAGATCCATTACACTAAAATCCATATAACTTTTGAGGAGACTTTTGGCCCTGTGTTTGCTACTGAGGGAGAATCTGCCACTCTTTCTGCCACCATGACCCTGACTCCCAACCTGGCCAACCTGCAGCCCGATGCACAGTGGTATAGAGATG ACACCCGTCTGTTTGACTCTAAATGGGTGAAGATTGAAACAGGAAGAGGATTTACCACTTTGACTCTTCCAAACCTTTACAAAGACGATGAAGGCCTGTACACGCTACGCTTGGTCACCAAGGGAGGCACAGCAGAGCACAGTGCATTTGTTTCAGTCGCAg atggtcctcctcctgttcctcgTGCACCTGGTGCTCCTATGGACATCAAGATCCATGATGCCAACAGAGACTATGTCATTGTGTCATGGAAGCCTCCAAATACCACCACTGAGGGTCCAATCCTTGGATACTTTGTGGACAA atGTGAGGTTGGAACCGAAAACTGGACCCAATGTAACGATCACCCCATAAAGATCTGTAAATACCCGGTGTCTGGGGTGTTTGAAGGACACTCCTACTATTTTAGAGTCAGAGCCGTCAACTCACATGGAATCAGCAAACCTTCCCGCATGTCTGATCCAATTGCTGCAATGGATCCTACTGAATTAGAGAGACTTCATG ccAAGAAACTTGGAGGCAAACTGGAAGTTGTGTCTTATCATGATGAAGTTGAAG ctgAAGGAAAGCCCCCAGGTGCTCCATCAGGAGTTTATGCTTCTGAAACAGACAGGACATATGTTGTATTGAGCTGGAAAGCTCCGGCTTATTCCAGCAGGGCTCCCATGTGGTACTACATCGAAAAG GCCATGGTGAACACTGACGCCTGGCAGCGTGTTAACACTCAGGTTCCTATTCGATCCCCTCGTTATGCCGTTTTTGACCTGGCAGAAGGCAAACAATATAAATTCAGAGTTCTGTCTGCCAATATGTACGGTAACAGCGAGCCATCAGAGCCAACTGGACCCATTGAGACTCAGCAACTTAAAg GTGTGCCATCTGCTCCTGGTCAGGTGATTGCaacaagagaaacaaacacttctGTCCTCATCCAGTGGGCTCCTCCAAAAGAACCCAACAATCTGATTGGTTATTATATTGACCAGTGTGTGAAGGGGTCTAACAATTGGACCTCAGCCAATCACAAACCTCACAAGAACATCAA GTTTGTGGTTAGTGGTCTGACTACAGGAGAAACCTACATCTTCCGTGTCCAAGCTATCAATGAACTGGGTCTCAGTGATGAATCCCAGGAATCTGCACCTCTCAGTGTCAGAGCTGCTCTCA CCACTCCATCCGCACCTTATTCCGTTGCTTTGGTTAACTGTGATGGCCGTTCAATGGTTCTGAACTGGAAGAAGCCTCTTCATTCTGGGGGTGCAGAGATCAAGGAATATTATGTGGATAAAAGACGCAGCGGAACGACCATGTGGCGAGAAATAAATATCCCACCAGTCAAGGAAAGATTATATAAG GTGGAGGGCTTGACTGGGGGAGCAGTCTATCAGTTCCAAGTGTATGCAGCCAACCTGGCTGGCCTCGGACCAGCTTCCAAACATTCAGACGACTTCACATGTGAGGCCTGGACTATGCCAGAGCCTG GCCCTGCTTACGATCTGACCTATTGTGAAGTGAGAGATCATTCAGTGGTAATTGAGTGGCAAAAGCCTCTCTATATTGGTTCTGGACCAATCACAGGCTATCACGTTGAGTATGCTAAGAAGGGGACCTCTGATTGGACCACAGCCAATGAGGCACCTGTCAGTCACTGCTTCCTGAAG GTAAAAGGTCTTGAGGAAGGTGCAGTCTATGTGTTCAGAGTGCGTGCTGTCAATGCTGCAGGAGTGGGCATGGCCTCAATGGCCTCTGACTCTGTGACTGCCAAGGCTGTGGCAG GTTCTCAGGAGGTCTCCTGTGTGGTAGATGAGAAGTCTGGTGACATTGTTATGTCATTTGAATCCTGCCAAATAAATGAAGGCTCTCAATTCATCTGGAAGAAAGATTATAAAGAAATCACAGATTTCTCCCAAGGACTAGCGATTAAAACTGAAGGCAGCCA CTCAAAGCTAATCTTTAAGAACCCAAATAAAGAAGACTTTGGATCGTACTCTGTTTCTGTCACCAACACAAATGGAGTGTCATCCAGCTATACAATCTCAGCTGAAG AGATGGAAAAGATGCTGGCACTCAGCTATGACATCAGACACCCAA TCATCCCACTCAAGTCGGAGTTGGCCTATAAGATTTTGGAGAGAGGCAGAATGAGGTTCTGGCTGCAGGCTGAAGAGATTTCCTCCAATGTCACCTACAAATTCTTTGCAAACAACAAGGAACTCTCTGGCGCTGAT CCCAACAAGATGGGACACAACGTCTCTTTGGGTGTCATTGAGTTCATCATGGACCATTTCACAGAGGAGAATGAGGGGACATTTACCTGCCAGATCACAGATGGTGGAGGCAAAGCACAGAGCTCACTGGTTCTGATTGGAGATG CTTTCAAGAAAGCCTTGGCTGAGGCTGATTTCCAGAGAAGAGAGTACATCAGGGTCAAAGAGG GCCCCCACTTCAGTGAGTTCCTTTCACTTCAGATCGGAGATGATTGCTCTGCCACTTTGGTCTGCAAG gttgCCAATTTAAAGAAGGAATCCCAGTTTCACTGGTATAAAGTGGACACAGAGATCATCCCTGATGTGAAACCTGACCTCGGGTCAGGAGTCTGCAAACTGCCAATTAAAGAG ttttcacagaaaacaacaggaatTTATAAGGCCACCATCAGTGATGACAGAGGAAAAGATATGAGCCAAATTGACATCAGTGGAAAAa TTTTTGACGAAGCCATAAACAAGCTGAGCCAACTGGCTG GAGCCAGTGCTGAAGAGCTGGTGATTAAGTGCACTGCAACAGGCATTCAGCTACAGTGTCACATGAAGTATTACACCTCTGAGATGAATATCACCTGGTACCATGG TGAGAGTAAACTCTCCCACAGTGACAAGATCGTGATTGGAGGAACTCCTTCTATGGCAACAATGGAG GTGGTCGAACCAGTGGAGAAGGATAAAGGAACATACTCCATTGTGATCACCAACTCTGAAAGCTCACATAAACGAACCCTGGACCTCAGTGGCGATG tatatGAGAAGGCGTATGCTGACTTCCAGAAACTCAA AGCTGAGGCTTATGCTGACAAAA ACCGTGGAAAGGTTGTTGGAGGACTGCCTGATGTTGTCACTATTATGGAGAAAAAG acgCTGAGTTTAACCTGCACAGTGTGTGGAGACCCCAAACCTCAGGTGTCTTGGCTGAAGAATGGAACAGAGGTTGAACCTGATGATCAG tatgtGGTCTCTATAGACCAAGGCAAGTTTGCTAGCCTGACCATCAAAGGTGTTTCCATGGAGAATTCTGGCAGATATACAATGATTGTCCAGAACAAATATGGAGGGGAGTCTGTGGATATAGTG gTCAGTGTGTACCGCCACGGGGAGAAAATCCCTGAGGCAAAACCAGCTCTGACCCCTAAAACGATCATCCCTCCTAAACTCCCCATTGAGATGCCTCAGTCTAAGACCCAACCTGCTCCCGCCCCATCTGCTCCCAGCTCTGCTCCTCCGAAAGCAGCTATGGGGAGAGGCATGAAGAGTCCCACGCCTTCTAGGAGGAAGTGA